A genomic segment from Amphiura filiformis chromosome 10, Afil_fr2py, whole genome shotgun sequence encodes:
- the LOC140161999 gene encoding uncharacterized protein → MGITWQDRVPNGEVLQRAKMESVEAILVKSQLRWVGHVVRMPDERLPKAVMYADLTEGKRKRDGQKLRYRDVVKRHLKTADMDVDTWETKVSDRVSWKKKIHDAGKTVERKRKEKYLEGWRKRHSSTSTTVPLSNSMGNR, encoded by the coding sequence atgggaataacatgGCAGGACCGAGTCCCTAATGGAGAGGTGCTTCAGAGAGCCAAAATGGAGAGCGTAGAAGCCATCCTAGTGAAAAGCCAACTGCGCTGGGTCGGTCATGTCGTGAGGATGCCTGATGAAAGACTACCAAAAGCTGTAATGTATGCTGACCTcacagaaggaaagagaaaacgtGATGGGCAGAAACTTCGGTATAGAGATGTTGTGAAGCGTCATCTGAAGACAGCTGACATGGATGTTGATACATGGGAGACGAAAGTTAGTGACCGGGTCAGTTGGAAGAAGAAGATCCACGATGCTGGGAAAACAGTGGAGCGGAAGCGAAAGGAGAAGTACCTTGAAGGATGGAGAAAAAGACATTCGTCAACTTCGACAACTGTGCCTTTATCGAACTCGATGGGCaaccgatga